In Janibacter sp. CX7, a single genomic region encodes these proteins:
- a CDS encoding phosphotransferase family protein yields the protein MSAGAVREEDAFDMGRVSAWLREHGDPEVVGALEGEPQVRQFDSGASNLTYELRWPTRALVLRRPPHGALGGSAHNMHREHDLQAALRPVFPHVPRMVGLCTDPEVLGSDFYVMDKLEGTIVGRDLPDGVTLTPEQATSLCEAALATLVELHEVDVTAVPQLAALDRGDGYVHRQVEGWSSRYRAAATDDVPDFEDVMAWLAQHEPADRPHALIHNDFRLDNLVLDAADPTQVVGVLDWELATVGDPLMDLGGALAYWAQADDDATMRSLRLQPTHLPGMLTRAEIVERYCAARGLEVSAREWAFYEVFGLFRLAGIAQQIYARYVSGATTNPRFAAFGPMVTYLDARCRTLIG from the coding sequence ATGAGTGCCGGAGCGGTCCGCGAGGAGGACGCCTTCGACATGGGGCGGGTGAGCGCGTGGCTGCGCGAGCACGGCGACCCCGAGGTCGTTGGGGCGCTCGAGGGCGAGCCGCAGGTGCGGCAGTTCGACTCCGGCGCGTCCAACCTCACCTACGAACTGCGCTGGCCCACAAGGGCTCTCGTGCTGCGTCGCCCGCCCCACGGGGCCCTCGGCGGCAGCGCGCACAACATGCACCGCGAGCACGACCTGCAGGCGGCGCTGCGCCCCGTCTTCCCCCACGTGCCGCGGATGGTCGGCCTGTGCACCGACCCCGAGGTCCTCGGCAGCGACTTCTACGTCATGGACAAGCTCGAGGGCACGATCGTCGGCCGCGACCTGCCCGACGGCGTCACCCTCACCCCAGAGCAGGCCACGTCCCTGTGCGAGGCCGCTCTGGCCACCCTCGTCGAGCTGCACGAGGTCGACGTCACGGCGGTGCCACAGCTCGCGGCCCTCGACCGTGGCGACGGCTACGTCCACCGCCAGGTCGAAGGGTGGTCCTCCCGCTACCGCGCAGCGGCGACCGACGACGTCCCGGACTTCGAGGACGTCATGGCCTGGCTGGCGCAGCACGAGCCGGCCGATCGGCCGCATGCCTTGATCCACAACGACTTCCGCCTCGACAACCTCGTCCTCGACGCCGCCGACCCGACGCAGGTCGTCGGTGTCCTCGACTGGGAGCTGGCGACCGTCGGCGACCCGCTCATGGACCTCGGCGGGGCGCTGGCCTACTGGGCCCAGGCCGACGACGACGCGACGATGCGCTCCCTTCGCCTGCAGCCGACGCACCTGCCGGGCATGCTCACCCGCGCCGAGATCGTCGAGCGCTACTGCGCCGCACGGGGACTCGAGGTGAGCGCTCGGGAGTGGGCCTTCTACGAGGTCTTCGGCCTCTTCCGCCTCGCGGGCATCGCCCAGCAGATCTACGCCCGCTACGTCTCCGGCGCCACGACG
- a CDS encoding peptide MFS transporter — translation MTTAATPPAERTFLGHPRGLATLFNIELWERFSYYGMRAILLYYIVDTAANGGLGLDQSLGEAVVATYGAAVYLLSVVGGWLADRVIGAQRSVFVGGVIIMAGHVSLAVPSPATSWLGIALVALGTGLLKPNVSAMVGHLYEERDARKDSAFTIFYMSINIGSFFSPFVVAFLRDQWGYHAGFLAAAVGMLFALIAYVVGRRTLAPESNLVPNPLQPRDRARVPLLAGGLVALVVVLLLATRALRGAWADAVIDTISILSVVASVSYFVVMFRSKQVTPRERTHLAAYLPMWVGAVLFWMIFEQAASKMAAYAANRTDLDSLGFHFSEEWFQSINPVSIMLLAPLFGLLWMRRAGRFPSTPMKFALGVTLAGLSFVLLSAASAAFPGATSPVWVLVGVFVIQTLGELCLSPVGLSATTSLAPKAFTSQAMALWFLAVATGQSLAAQLIRAMEGLPDGTFFITLGVMAVVVGVVLAALSPWVHARMKDAEPEHA, via the coding sequence ATGACCACCGCCGCGACACCGCCGGCCGAACGCACCTTCCTCGGTCACCCCCGAGGGCTCGCCACGCTCTTCAACATCGAGCTGTGGGAGCGCTTCTCGTACTACGGGATGCGGGCGATCCTGCTCTACTACATCGTCGACACGGCGGCGAACGGCGGGCTCGGGCTCGACCAGTCGCTCGGTGAGGCGGTCGTCGCGACCTACGGTGCCGCGGTCTACCTGCTCTCGGTCGTCGGCGGGTGGCTGGCCGACCGGGTCATCGGCGCCCAGCGCAGCGTCTTCGTCGGTGGCGTCATCATCATGGCCGGGCACGTGAGCCTCGCCGTCCCCTCGCCGGCGACGTCCTGGCTCGGCATCGCGCTCGTCGCCCTGGGTACCGGTCTGCTCAAGCCCAATGTCTCGGCGATGGTCGGCCACCTCTACGAGGAGCGTGACGCGCGCAAGGACTCGGCCTTCACGATCTTCTACATGTCGATCAACATCGGCAGCTTCTTCTCCCCCTTCGTCGTCGCCTTCCTGCGCGACCAGTGGGGCTACCACGCGGGCTTCCTCGCCGCCGCCGTCGGCATGCTCTTCGCGCTGATCGCCTACGTCGTCGGCCGTCGCACGCTGGCGCCCGAGTCCAACCTCGTGCCCAACCCGCTGCAGCCCCGCGACCGGGCGCGCGTCCCGCTCCTGGCCGGTGGCCTCGTCGCGCTCGTCGTCGTCCTGCTCCTGGCGACCCGCGCGCTGCGAGGCGCCTGGGCCGACGCGGTCATCGACACGATCTCGATCCTGTCGGTCGTCGCGTCGGTGTCCTACTTCGTCGTCATGTTCCGCAGCAAGCAGGTCACGCCGCGCGAGCGGACCCACCTGGCCGCCTACCTGCCGATGTGGGTCGGCGCGGTGCTCTTCTGGATGATCTTCGAGCAGGCGGCGTCCAAGATGGCGGCCTACGCGGCCAACCGGACCGACCTCGACTCGCTGGGGTTCCACTTCTCCGAGGAGTGGTTCCAGTCGATCAACCCGGTCTCGATCATGCTGCTCGCGCCGCTCTTCGGCCTGCTGTGGATGCGCCGGGCCGGTCGCTTCCCGTCGACGCCGATGAAGTTCGCCCTCGGTGTCACCCTCGCCGGCCTGTCCTTCGTGCTGCTGTCGGCGGCCTCGGCCGCCTTCCCCGGCGCGACCTCCCCGGTGTGGGTGCTCGTCGGCGTCTTCGTCATCCAGACCCTCGGTGAGCTCTGCCTCTCGCCGGTGGGCCTGTCGGCGACGACCTCGCTCGCGCCCAAGGCCTTCACGAGCCAGGCGATGGCGCTGTGGTTCCTCGCCGTCGCCACCGGCCAGTCGCTCGCCGCGCAGCTCATCCGCGCGATGGAGGGGCTGCCCGACGGCACCTTCTTCATCACCCTGGGCGTCATGGCGGTCGTCGTCGGCGTCGTCCTCGCGGCCCTGTCGCCGTGGGTGCACGCGCGCATGAAGGACGCCGAGCCCGAGCACGCCTGA
- a CDS encoding diacylglycerol kinase family protein produces the protein MRIGLVLNPSKGGWERALEGVVAAAQAAGWPDPDVHLTTREDCGHGQAAAAVEAGAELVVAAGGDGTVRHVAHALGGTGVELGIVPIGTANLLAHNLELPRTVEAAVEVALTGRARPVDLGLAQVDDEAADLPFVVLAGMGHDAATVAAANPRLKDRIGWPAYVAPAAVTALRRPVPVTVRHDGGEPEHLRVWSVLAANCERVRAGVRIAPGGLVDDGLFDVLEVTVRRPGQWLGVAAKGVFRLPGDVAGLATRASREVEVVSEQPLHVQLDGDVAGPARRLRVRCEPHALAIRVAG, from the coding sequence ATGAGGATCGGGCTCGTCCTCAATCCTTCGAAGGGGGGATGGGAGCGCGCCCTCGAAGGTGTCGTCGCCGCGGCGCAGGCCGCCGGCTGGCCCGACCCGGACGTCCACCTGACGACCCGCGAGGACTGCGGGCACGGGCAGGCCGCCGCAGCGGTCGAGGCGGGGGCCGAGCTCGTCGTCGCGGCAGGCGGTGACGGCACGGTCCGGCACGTCGCGCACGCCCTCGGCGGCACCGGCGTCGAGCTGGGCATCGTGCCGATCGGCACAGCCAACCTCCTCGCCCACAACCTCGAGCTGCCGCGCACGGTCGAGGCGGCCGTCGAGGTGGCTCTCACCGGCCGCGCCCGTCCCGTGGACCTGGGTCTCGCGCAGGTCGACGACGAGGCGGCGGACCTCCCCTTCGTCGTGCTGGCGGGGATGGGCCACGACGCGGCGACGGTGGCGGCGGCCAACCCGCGGCTCAAGGACCGCATCGGCTGGCCTGCCTATGTCGCGCCGGCGGCGGTCACGGCGCTGCGGCGGCCGGTGCCCGTGACGGTGCGCCATGACGGCGGCGAGCCCGAGCACCTGCGGGTGTGGAGCGTGCTCGCGGCCAACTGCGAGCGGGTGCGGGCCGGCGTGCGGATCGCGCCGGGCGGTCTCGTCGACGACGGGCTCTTCGACGTGCTCGAGGTGACCGTGCGGCGTCCCGGGCAGTGGCTCGGCGTCGCGGCGAAGGGGGTCTTCCGCCTCCCCGGTGACGTGGCCGGGCTGGCGACGCGGGCCTCGCGCGAGGTCGAGGTCGTCAGCGAGCAGCCGCTGCACGTGCAGCTCGACGGCGACGTCGCCGGGCCCGCCCGGCGGCTGCGGGTGCGGTGCGAGCCGCACGCGCTGGCGATCCGCGTCGCGGGTTGA
- a CDS encoding TetR/AcrR family transcriptional regulator: MSSVDDRTGRARVRDAALELFAERGEDAVTMRQIAERAEVSPALVIHHFGSKAGLREAVVEHVRAWMDELFDLSTDTDLAEDMQAAQWASIGEMLQQALPEGSPIVPYLRRLLMGGDPLATELLTAWHRRTVEVFRIWDAAGKLVAGPDPEMRAALAMSSDLGTLFLADHWRQILGVDPLRGEGLARWGDEAMRFYAAILPTPDTAADGDIGTPPPSSEESA, from the coding sequence ATGAGTTCAGTCGACGATCGGACCGGGCGGGCGCGGGTGCGCGATGCCGCCCTCGAGCTCTTCGCCGAGCGCGGCGAGGACGCCGTGACGATGCGGCAGATCGCCGAGCGGGCCGAGGTGTCGCCGGCGCTCGTGATCCACCACTTCGGGTCGAAGGCCGGTCTGCGCGAGGCGGTCGTCGAGCACGTGCGGGCCTGGATGGACGAGCTCTTCGACCTGTCGACCGACACCGACCTCGCCGAGGACATGCAGGCCGCCCAGTGGGCCTCCATCGGCGAGATGCTCCAGCAGGCACTGCCGGAGGGCTCCCCGATCGTGCCCTACCTGCGCCGCCTGCTCATGGGCGGCGACCCGCTCGCCACCGAGCTGCTCACCGCGTGGCACCGGCGGACCGTCGAGGTCTTCCGCATCTGGGACGCCGCCGGCAAGCTCGTGGCCGGCCCCGACCCCGAGATGCGCGCGGCGCTGGCCATGTCGTCCGACCTCGGCACCCTCTTCCTCGCCGACCACTGGCGCCAGATCCTCGGCGTCGACCCGCTGCGCGGCGAGGGCCTCGCCCGCTGGGGCGACGAGGCGATGCGCTTCTATGCAGCAATATTGCCCACACCCGATACAGCCGCAGACGGTGACATCGGGACCCCACCCCCTTCGTCCGAGGAGTCCGCATGA
- a CDS encoding ABC transporter ATP-binding protein, with translation MSDAVIHAEGLHKTYGSTHALDGLDLHVGAGEVHGFLGPNGAGKSTTIRVLLGLTRADAGRITVLGGDPWRDAVALHRRLAYVPAGVTLWPGLTGGQCIDVLGRAHGGLDDRRRRDLVERFDLDTRKRTRDYSTGNKQKVSLISALAADVDLLLLDEPTSGLDPLMEQVFQECVRERVAEGTTVLLSSHILGEVEALADRVSIIRAGRTVTTGTLADLRRSTSSRVHAVTDVSPGLTGVAGVTALDEGEVDGRVETRCHVEAQDVAEVVGRLHAAGVHTLTIEPPSLDDLFLEQYRGEPASRLAGAHTSASEGEGHRDAASRLAGARTSASEGAGEQR, from the coding sequence ATGAGCGACGCCGTCATCCATGCCGAGGGCCTGCACAAGACCTACGGCAGCACCCACGCCCTCGACGGCCTCGACCTGCACGTCGGGGCCGGCGAGGTCCACGGCTTCCTCGGGCCCAACGGCGCCGGCAAGTCGACGACCATCCGGGTCCTGCTCGGCCTGACCCGGGCCGACGCCGGCCGGATCACCGTGCTCGGCGGCGACCCGTGGCGCGATGCCGTCGCGCTGCACCGCCGCCTGGCCTACGTGCCCGCCGGCGTCACCCTCTGGCCCGGCCTGACCGGCGGCCAGTGCATCGACGTCCTCGGGCGGGCGCACGGTGGCCTCGACGACAGGCGGCGCCGTGACCTCGTCGAGCGCTTCGACCTCGACACCCGCAAGCGCACCCGCGACTACAGCACCGGCAACAAGCAGAAGGTCTCGCTCATCTCCGCCCTCGCCGCCGACGTCGACCTGCTCCTCCTCGACGAACCGACCTCCGGCCTCGACCCGCTCATGGAGCAGGTCTTCCAGGAGTGCGTCCGCGAGCGCGTCGCCGAGGGCACGACGGTGCTGCTCTCGAGCCACATCCTCGGCGAGGTCGAAGCCCTCGCCGACCGGGTGAGCATCATCCGCGCCGGCCGCACCGTCACCACCGGCACCCTCGCCGACCTGCGCCGCAGCACGAGCAGCCGGGTCCACGCCGTCACCGACGTCTCCCCCGGGCTCACCGGGGTCGCGGGGGTCACCGCGCTGGACGAAGGGGAGGTCGACGGCCGCGTCGAGACGCGCTGCCACGTCGAGGCCCAGGACGTCGCCGAGGTCGTCGGCCGGCTGCACGCCGCCGGGGTGCACACGCTGACCATCGAGCCGCCGAGCCTGGACGACCTCTTCCTCGAGCAGTACCGGGGTGAGCCGGCTTCGAGGCTCGCTGGCGCTCACACCTCAGCCAGCGAAGGGGAGGGGCACCGAGACGCGGCTTCGAGGCTCGCCGGCGCTCGCACCTCAGCCAGCGAAGGTGCGGGTGAGCAGCGATGA
- a CDS encoding XdhC/CoxI family protein: MHDVLDDLETAWHAGRSVGLATLTGTWHSAPRPPGATMLVDEDRAVGSVSGGCVEGAVYELAREVAAEGSPVLTRYGVSDGNALEVGLTCGGQLELFVQPVSATTFPELPEVVADIRSGRPIAVATVIEHPDPGLVGRRLVVRPEGDSPLPAPEERGRPRPSVSKGTSLRDGRGATAHAERGTHSGSGKLSTRQVAALTDDARGLLAQGLSEVLTYGPDGERRGEGMRVFVEAFAPPPRLIVFGAIDFASAMADQGRLLGYRVTVCDARPTFATAERLPGAHEVVVRWPHEYLREEAEAGRIDARTVLTVLTHDPKFDTPLLEVALRLERVAYVGAMGSRRTHDQRLAQLREVGITDEEIARLSSPIGLDLGARTPEETAVSIAAEIISLRWGGAGSRLSDRGGPIHHPHS; encoded by the coding sequence GTGCACGACGTCCTCGACGACCTCGAGACTGCCTGGCACGCCGGTCGGTCCGTGGGCCTGGCGACGCTCACCGGCACCTGGCACTCCGCCCCGCGCCCGCCCGGCGCGACGATGCTCGTCGACGAGGACCGCGCCGTCGGGTCGGTCTCGGGCGGCTGCGTCGAGGGGGCCGTCTACGAGCTGGCCCGCGAGGTCGCGGCCGAAGGGAGCCCGGTCCTCACCCGCTACGGGGTGAGCGACGGCAACGCCCTCGAGGTGGGCCTGACCTGCGGCGGTCAGCTCGAGCTCTTCGTCCAGCCGGTGTCCGCCACGACCTTCCCGGAGCTGCCGGAGGTCGTCGCCGACATCCGCTCGGGCCGACCTATCGCCGTCGCGACGGTCATCGAGCACCCGGACCCCGGCCTCGTCGGCCGGCGGCTCGTCGTGCGGCCGGAAGGCGACTCCCCTCTCCCGGCCCCTGAGGAGCGAGGCCGCCCGCGGCCAAGCGTCTCGAAGGGCACCTCCCTTCGAGACGGTCGCGGGGCGACCGCCCACGCGGAACGTGGGACCCACTCAGGGAGCGGGAAGCTCAGCACCCGACAGGTCGCGGCGCTGACCGACGACGCCCGGGGGCTGCTCGCCCAGGGCCTGTCCGAGGTCCTCACCTACGGGCCCGACGGCGAACGTCGCGGCGAGGGCATGCGCGTCTTCGTCGAGGCCTTCGCGCCGCCGCCGCGGCTCATCGTCTTCGGCGCGATCGACTTCGCCTCGGCCATGGCCGACCAGGGCCGGCTCCTCGGCTACCGGGTCACCGTGTGCGACGCCCGGCCAACCTTCGCCACCGCGGAGCGGCTGCCGGGGGCGCACGAGGTCGTCGTTCGGTGGCCGCACGAGTACCTGCGCGAGGAGGCCGAGGCCGGTCGCATCGACGCGCGCACGGTCCTCACCGTCCTCACCCACGACCCGAAGTTCGACACCCCCCTCCTCGAGGTCGCCCTGCGCCTCGAGCGGGTCGCCTACGTCGGCGCGATGGGTTCGCGCCGCACCCACGACCAGCGCCTGGCGCAGCTCCGCGAGGTCGGCATCACCGACGAGGAGATCGCGCGGCTCAGCTCCCCCATCGGCCTCGACCTCGGCGCCCGCACCCCCGAGGAGACGGCCGTGTCGATCGCCGCCGAGATCATCTCGCTGCGCTGGGGCGGCGCCGGCTCGCGCCTGTCGGACCGGGGCGGCCCGATCCACCACCCTCACTCCTGA
- a CDS encoding beta-propeller fold lactonase family protein, translated as MKINNDPVYVQRRRIATVVAIVVLIVLVVCLAKLFGGEDEAAADPKAAPAATSAAPAKRAEPAKVEKAAPKVRPAKKQGAEAAPADSSMVRIQRITGPMTPKSVVASRTGHVFAQNMMYSHSVTALTPDGAIEETIPDGVDLADFGIKGHPGTSKGAPVEMAFSPDGKTAWVSNYAMYGQGFSPEGADACTGPEGISDSYLYKIDTATHEIKDVIQVGAVPKYVAATHDGSKVLVTNWCSMDLDVVDTAKGEVVTTIPIDGKHPRGIAITPDDKTAFVAVMGSDKTVKVDLESGEVSDFAATGDGPRHLLVSPDGSKLYVSNNGAGTVSEVDATTGKTLREVQVGNQPRSMTMSPDGGAIYVGNYGSSTVSKIRTKDFEVVQTEKTDALPIGITYEPTKKRVWVASYGGTIVVFDDSRTV; from the coding sequence GTGAAGATCAACAACGACCCGGTCTACGTGCAGCGCCGTCGCATCGCGACGGTCGTGGCCATCGTCGTGCTCATCGTGCTCGTCGTCTGCCTGGCGAAGCTCTTCGGCGGCGAGGACGAGGCCGCGGCCGACCCCAAGGCGGCACCCGCAGCGACGAGCGCCGCCCCCGCCAAGCGGGCCGAGCCGGCGAAGGTCGAGAAGGCGGCGCCCAAGGTCCGCCCGGCGAAGAAGCAGGGCGCCGAGGCCGCCCCGGCGGACTCGTCGATGGTGCGGATCCAGCGGATCACCGGCCCGATGACCCCGAAGTCGGTCGTCGCCTCGCGCACGGGCCACGTCTTCGCGCAGAACATGATGTACAGCCACTCGGTCACCGCCCTCACCCCCGACGGCGCCATCGAGGAGACCATTCCCGACGGGGTCGACCTCGCCGACTTCGGCATCAAGGGTCACCCCGGCACGAGCAAGGGAGCGCCGGTCGAGATGGCCTTCAGCCCCGACGGCAAGACCGCGTGGGTGAGCAACTACGCGATGTACGGCCAGGGCTTCTCCCCCGAGGGCGCCGACGCGTGCACCGGGCCGGAGGGCATCTCCGACAGCTATCTCTACAAGATCGACACGGCGACCCACGAGATCAAGGACGTCATCCAGGTCGGCGCCGTGCCCAAGTACGTCGCCGCGACCCACGACGGCAGCAAGGTGCTCGTCACCAACTGGTGCTCCATGGACCTCGACGTCGTCGACACGGCGAAGGGGGAGGTCGTCACCACGATCCCCATCGACGGCAAGCACCCCCGCGGCATCGCCATCACCCCGGACGACAAGACCGCCTTCGTCGCGGTCATGGGCTCGGACAAGACGGTCAAGGTCGACCTCGAGTCGGGCGAGGTCAGCGACTTCGCCGCGACCGGTGACGGCCCGCGCCACCTGCTCGTCTCCCCCGACGGCTCGAAGCTTTACGTCTCCAACAACGGCGCGGGTACCGTGAGCGAGGTGGATGCCACGACCGGCAAGACCCTGCGCGAGGTGCAGGTCGGCAACCAGCCCCGCTCGATGACGATGAGCCCGGACGGCGGTGCGATCTACGTCGGCAACTACGGCAGCAGCACGGTGAGCAAGATCCGCACCAAGGACTTCGAGGTCGTGCAGACCGAGAAGACCGACGCGCTGCCCATCGGCATCACCTACGAGCCCACCAAGAAGCGCGTGTGGGTCGCCAGCTACGGCGGCACGATCGTCGTCTTCGACGACTCCCGGACGGTGTGA
- a CDS encoding ABC transporter permease — protein MSALSIAGVGTSLRVQWRTGWKAVVGWVLGLTAIVLLTTTSITGLYDTPDKLRSYAETTAGPGMRVLNGAVAGTDTLGGVLVNELGFVVAFGIPLLAIALTVRGTRREEEAGRLELLLASRVGRQAPLVAAVVVALAALVGLGALTALAFVAAGAQTSGSIAYGAALAALGAVFVGVSAVLAQAFGHQRSVWAGSLAVALAAYLVRGAAAIDEGPALWATPLGWYDKVAAFGETRALPFALSLGATALLLALALWLSTRRDVGGSLVPARTGPRRASAALVAPFGLAVREHRGTTLGWAVLVAVLMGTYGSLMQTVIDAITGNPDLEVWIAGGESGIVEPMAAMFVLLLSILVGGYVLQSLGSLRREETSGRLELQLSEARSRAAWLAPHLTVIAVGTLVVGGAGALALALSTAAALGDSSWVATLLRAALQHLPVILLLGGISLALFGWRPRLQAGAWVVFGIAAVIGYMGPGLQLPSWLVEWAPFGLVGNVPADAPDVTGTLVAGVGGLVLVVLGIVGFRRRDVPMH, from the coding sequence ATGAGTGCGCTCAGCATCGCGGGGGTCGGGACGAGCCTGCGGGTGCAGTGGCGCACCGGGTGGAAGGCCGTCGTCGGTTGGGTCCTCGGCCTGACCGCGATCGTGCTGCTGACGACGACGTCGATCACCGGCCTCTACGACACCCCGGACAAGCTGCGCTCCTACGCCGAGACGACGGCCGGCCCCGGCATGCGGGTGCTCAACGGCGCGGTCGCCGGCACCGACACCCTCGGCGGCGTGCTCGTCAACGAGCTCGGCTTCGTCGTCGCCTTCGGCATCCCCCTGCTCGCGATCGCCCTCACCGTCCGCGGCACCCGCCGCGAGGAGGAGGCCGGGCGCCTCGAGCTGCTGCTCGCCTCGCGGGTCGGCCGTCAGGCCCCGCTCGTCGCGGCGGTCGTCGTCGCCCTCGCGGCCCTCGTCGGCCTGGGCGCCCTCACGGCCCTCGCCTTCGTCGCCGCCGGCGCGCAGACGAGCGGGTCCATCGCCTACGGCGCGGCGCTGGCAGCGCTCGGGGCGGTCTTCGTCGGGGTGAGCGCCGTGCTCGCCCAGGCCTTCGGCCACCAGCGCAGCGTGTGGGCCGGGAGCCTCGCGGTCGCCCTCGCCGCCTATCTCGTCCGCGGCGCCGCGGCCATCGACGAGGGCCCGGCGCTGTGGGCCACGCCGCTCGGCTGGTACGACAAGGTGGCGGCCTTCGGGGAGACGCGAGCGCTCCCCTTCGCCCTGAGCCTGGGCGCCACCGCCCTGCTCCTCGCCCTCGCCCTGTGGCTGTCGACCCGGCGCGACGTCGGCGGCTCGCTCGTGCCGGCACGCACCGGCCCCCGCCGGGCGAGCGCGGCGCTCGTCGCCCCCTTCGGCCTGGCCGTCCGCGAGCACCGCGGCACGACGCTCGGGTGGGCGGTGCTCGTCGCCGTGCTCATGGGCACCTACGGGTCGCTCATGCAGACCGTCATCGACGCGATCACGGGCAACCCCGACCTCGAGGTGTGGATCGCCGGCGGCGAGAGCGGCATCGTCGAGCCGATGGCCGCGATGTTCGTCCTGCTGCTGTCGATCCTCGTCGGCGGATACGTCCTGCAGTCGCTCGGGTCCCTGCGACGCGAGGAGACCTCCGGGCGCCTCGAGCTGCAGCTGAGCGAGGCCCGCAGCCGTGCCGCTTGGCTCGCTCCGCACCTGACCGTCATCGCCGTCGGCACCCTGGTCGTCGGCGGGGCTGGAGCCCTCGCCCTCGCGCTGAGCACCGCTGCGGCACTGGGCGACTCGTCGTGGGTGGCCACCCTGCTGCGCGCCGCGCTGCAGCACCTGCCGGTCATACTCCTGCTCGGCGGCATCTCGCTCGCGCTCTTCGGCTGGCGGCCCCGCCTCCAGGCCGGGGCCTGGGTCGTCTTCGGCATCGCGGCCGTCATCGGCTACATGGGGCCAGGCCTGCAGCTGCCGTCATGGCTCGTCGAGTGGGCGCCCTTCGGCCTCGTCGGCAACGTGCCCGCCGACGCGCCGGACGTCACCGGCACCCTCGTCGCGGGCGTCGGCGGGCTGGTCCTCGTCGTCCTCGGGATCGTCGGCTTTCGCCGCCGCGACGTCCCGATGCACTGA
- a CDS encoding NTP transferase domain-containing protein, with protein sequence MALVHGLLLAAGAGRRMGRPKALVTDPDGTSWLARAVSVLDEGGCAARLVVLGASGEQAELDLPHTAWTHCPDWAKGVGHSLRHGLRVLGEGEADAALVHLVDLPDVTAAVARRLLGGEVGRGSLRRAVYDGRPGHPVLIGRDHWAPLVAELDGDRGAADYLRRHDAETVECADLATGQDVDRPQE encoded by the coding sequence ATGGCCCTCGTCCACGGACTCCTCCTCGCCGCCGGCGCCGGCCGGCGGATGGGCCGGCCCAAGGCCCTCGTCACCGATCCCGACGGCACGTCATGGCTGGCCCGTGCGGTGTCCGTCCTGGACGAAGGGGGTTGTGCCGCAAGGCTCGTCGTTCTGGGGGCGAGTGGGGAGCAGGCGGAGCTGGACCTGCCGCACACCGCGTGGACGCACTGCCCGGACTGGGCGAAGGGGGTGGGTCACTCCCTTCGTCATGGCTTGCGAGTGCTCGGCGAGGGTGAGGCCGACGCCGCCCTGGTCCACCTCGTCGACCTGCCGGACGTCACCGCTGCCGTGGCGCGGCGGCTGCTCGGGGGAGAGGTGGGCAGGGGCTCCCTTCGCCGGGCGGTGTACGACGGCAGGCCGGGGCACCCGGTGCTCATCGGTCGCGACCACTGGGCGCCGCTCGTCGCCGAGCTGGACGGGGACCGTGGGGCCGCGGACTACCTGCGGCGGCACGACGCCGAGACCGTCGAGTGCGCCGACCTCGCGACCGGGCAGGACGTGGACCGGCCTCAGGAGTGA